A window of Cyprinus carpio isolate SPL01 chromosome A6, ASM1834038v1, whole genome shotgun sequence genomic DNA:
TTGTATTTTTAGTCTTATTGTGGTTTCAAGGGAGGATTTCTGCAGCGTGGGTATTTTCTCTTCAAGCTGAAGCATCCTTCATATTTCGTGGCGAGAATCACAATAACAGCATCTCTCTGATCTACCGCGAATGACACCCGGGCTGATATAAAGGAAACTAATAACTGTGATGTAAGCTATTAAGAAGACAAATAGCATTAACATATATACAGCCCGGACAAATACTTGAagatttgatgtttatttttgtttacacatttttgcattttaatctggactaaatAATGCCAGACCAGAGAAAACATAATGGCTGAAAatgtttgaatcatttttttaattctttgcttctgttattttatatgcatgttttgctgattttgatattttaaaatataaatgtatatatcaaCTATATAGAAATTTAACttgcttgattttttattttatttattttttttgcactttaatctgttttgtttactttatacatttttattgtattttttaattgcatgtagatgcataatttctttgtgtttttttgaaacattttttaaacttttttaaataaatataatgttaatatgagCGTGCCAAACATATTACTTTTAGCACCGACTTGATGTAAAGTTAAAATGGGAAATGAAAAACGAATTGACATTGgactaaataaaaatcaagtcTTTGTGGCATAATATTCCCCTCAAAATAttctaaatgtaattaaagacagtcaatttaagtaatatttacacatttaaatatatttaaaacaataaaatatgcatgatATTAGCTGATCAAAAATtagatgtaataaataaaatgtttttatatttgttaccatggagcacaaaagcagtcataagtatcacaggtatatttgtagcaatagacaacaatacattgtatggatcacaattattaatttttcttttatatgaGCCAAAAATcatttaggatattaagtaaagatcatgtttccatgaagaagatatttttgttaatttcctaccataaatatatatcaaaacagtaatttttgattagtaatatgcattgctaagaagcttcacatttgaacaaatttaaaagatgattttctcaatatttagattttttgctccctcagattccagattttcaaatatggtttgtctcagacaaatattgtcctctaacaaaccacacacatcaatggagagattatttattcagctttccaGATGATGCATGAATCTCTCAACTTTAATATATAACTTTAGAAAACCGTTTGTTTATCTTTCAGCCTGATATTTATGATGTAATCCAGCAGCGTGATGATAATGTTGATGCATGTTCTCTTTCAGGTCAGGCTGGCGCTCGTGTGATGGACAGCCGCCGCATTATGACTCTGTAATGCGCACCTGCTCAGCCCGATTCACCCTCAACAATGCAACGGATCCGTCAGCTCGTACCATTTGGAGCTCCGTTCACACGCTGACATGTAAGCCCGTCTATGTAGTCACCGGAGAACCACAGGTCACCACGAGGGCAAAAGGTCAACTAGTAGAGcttgttaattcatttttttgattgttttataatCTGTCCTGGGGTGCAGTTATAATCAAAGAatggtttttcattaaaatttcagtcaaaatttagatataaaatgtcattttggaaagACATGGTTGATTGGAAGGGGCGTGTCTTCTGTGAGACTTCAgtgtaaacgcccactgctatgattagctgacatctttgcatatgaaatgagcattacatttctctctctcaaactTTTACTGCAATTTTACTATAACAACTCCTCATATGTGTAAATTagtgttttctcattaaaaacagtcaaaatttagatataaaatgtcattttggaaagAAAAGGTTGACTGGAAGGGGCGTGTCTTTTGTGAGACTTCAatgtaaacacccactgctatgattggctgacATCTTTGCATATAAAATGAGCATTACTACATTTCTCTCTCGAAAACTTTTACTGCAATTTTACTATAACAACTCCTCATATGTGTAAATTTatgtgttttctcattaaaaaacagtcaaaatttaGATATAAAAGGTCATTTTAGAAAGAAATAGTTGATTGGAAGGGGCGTGTCTTTTGTGAGACTTCAGTGTAAACGCCCACTACTATGATTGGCTGACATCTTTGCATATAAAATGAGCATTACTACATTTCTCTCTCGAAAACTTTTACTGCAATTTTACTATAACAACTCCTCATATGTGTAAATTAatgtgttttctcattaaaaacagtcaaaatttaGATATAAAAGGTCATTTTAGAAAGAAATAGTTGATTGGAAGGGGCGTGTCTTTTGTGAGACTTCAgtgtaaacgcccactgctatgattggccgACATCTTTGAGCAATCAAATGAGCATTACATGTGGatttctcttcaaaaaaaaacaacaactttttctCAGTTTTTACTATAACGACTTCTCATATCCGTAAATTAGTGTATATTTTGTTAACGAAAACtatgacaaaaaatgtttgccaactagatttttttccccatgacGATGACGACACaacaataaggtcaataaacgATAACTATGACTATATCAACATTCAGTTTAACTTACATTAAAAGACGtaactaaaatgtattcaaaaaataacttttttttcaaacatttttcacaaatttctttaaaattgaattttgagGTAATAAGGTacgaggtaaaaaaaaacacacacacacacgtgtatgaGTCGACATTCTATTGATTTGTGTTTACTGGTGAAAGTGCAATacctgaaatgcaaaagtaaatttctcaaatgacTACAATCTTTAAGATtataatttttgatcagtttaaacaTTATATAGCATGATGAAAATGTGACTGAGATTTCATTGACTTCAAcatttcgtcgactaaaacttgactaaacaaaaacaggacaaggttgactaaatatgataactaAAATGTACATCTGAGTAAGACTAAGACTTCGATTAAATTAAAAGTGGGTTCCAAAATTAACACTAGTTTAAatatcaagaacattttgattctCCATTTCATGACCACTTTAAAGAAATGATTCATCCAAAAATTATCATTCTGCCATCATTTCCTCAGCATTCTCTCAACTTTCACCAACgtttattaaaagttatataaatgttaggacaaaatgttattaaagtaatgtttatggaatgCTCTTAaaactttattagtatttaatataCGTTCTTATAACATTGAGAGAATgttcttagaacaacattctgataaaaatctttgttatttgtacttgaatgttctaagaaatgtttttgtaacatttaaataatgttacaatcATGGCAAGACAACTGGTCTTTTTAATGTtcttagaaatgtttttaaaaaaaattgaaattatgtaatattttgggtaaaaataatgCCAGTGCAAcgttttaagaaatatttctgtaACCTTTAAATGATGTTACAATCACGACAAGAAAACTGGATATTTTAGCATtcttagaacatttaaaaaaatgccaaatattttgaataataaattaaaattagtagaatgttgtaagaaaatgtgacattttgtaacatttaaataacattaggAACACATTAGGACATTTTAACGCtgttagaatattaaaaataaatgtaatatatatatatatatggtaaaaataacagtagaacattgaattgaattgaattaacccaactatgacgacttgaGACGACTGAGAatcccagaaatgtgaaaaaggtcatttgtttgactgtttatttatttaaagatgaatCCCGAAACCAAAAGTGACCGGAATCTCTTTGTGCAGACCTGTGGAGCTCTTTAAATACTGGACGCCACCAGATCAGTCCATGGCCTCACAGCGATCGCATCGCGCCGACGCTGACCCTCCACCAGACTCACGACAAGGGGCAGACATCAAATGCAGGAGACAGCGCTTGTCCTCTGTGAGCAAAAACTAACCCTCCACCACACTAGATGGAGCGACACCTGACCCTCCACCAGACTCACGACAAGGTGCAGACATCAAATGCATGCGTAACtaaccacacacaaacagaaacgcAGCATGCTCACGATTTCACGTCTCTTCCAGAACTCCATGTCTGAGCCTGGTTTGGAGAACAGAAAGTTCAAGTGcaatcagtgtggaaaggcctttaaATACAAGCATCACCTCAAAGAGCACCTGCGCATTCACAGCGGTAAGAGACTCGAGACTCGTCACTTCAAGCGGATTCAAACCATTCTGCAAAAGGAATCTCACCAAGAAATGCCCGTCATAATTTACCCCACATTATATTGTGCATAAAGAAATTAAAGCCTGTTAATATAAACACATCCGACCCTAGATTATCACAAAACATTAAGCACATTTATCTGCTAAAGTGTCTTTATTGTAATgtaaacatatgtgaccctggagcacaaaaccagtcataagggtaaatttttcctgaagctgaataaatacgttttccattgatgtatggtttgttaggaggacaatatttgtctgagatacaactatttgaaaatctggaatctgagggtgaaaaaaatctaaatactgagaaaatcatctttaaagttgtccaaatgaagttcttagcaatgcatattactaatcaaaaattaagttttgatatatttacggtaggaaatttactaaatatcttaatggaacttgatctttactaaatatcctaatgatgactggttttgtgcttcagggtcacatattacggaagttctaagcggccatgcattatgattttttttctttttgttttctcgttataacgacttaattttctcgttatctcgacataacgaagggagttttttttccctcgttaaaacgacttaattttctcgttatctcgacaaaacgaagtttttttttctcgttataacgacttaattttctctaagaatttacaaaacttcagcaggtggcactatagacctgaatataactgatggggtgttgtatggCCTACTATCCACTTTTACTggcggaccttcctcgtgatcgctaaaattttgtgcagtcttgtttattactgacatttaattaattcataaatgttaaatgcttgaatcaatatgaatattttgtgtattaagttcctgctagatgcattAGTTTCACAAAGttttctgtttcatcaataactgcttatcaaaaccaaggttgacatcactgattctgtttgcaccaatatatattatatttgtgcttcttttttaggctcatgattaatttaaatgtaattttaatttaatgattaggtagttaataaaaGCGGGAGATGTTACATCTACAGTAGGTGCAGTTTACTTGATGTAAATGATcttcttcttttccttattactaaaTGCATTGTAAACTGTGTTGAAGTGaggaaatgtgatgtatatgccAAAAATCCAAGAGCTAATTTAATtccagttttgttctgtaatgttgtaatggttttctacacacacacatacattactgCATTACATAGTGttttcttttcaaacagaagcttataacacacacatgatatctgccataATGAAAGATTTCACATTACACcccacaaattatatataattgtttatttcacATATATGGGGAAAATTAAAGTGAGTTTTAATCCAAGCTTGGCTCTAGCCagcgcggtgttgccatttaaaacatgttaatttccataaaaaacaaaacgtttGTGTACCGTCTCTGGAAAAAATCagcagtgattgatcagcctttttatttatacagtattgtagacgttattattcaCTAGGCGAAGCacaatttgctgaaatataggctacagtaagagcgcctgcatggccGTCCATCAGACCGTcagttgagttcgttactatagcaacagtaaaaactttcatgtcgttgtaacgagaaaacgaacttcgttaaggcgtcgagataacgagaaaattaagtcgttataacgagaaaaaaaacaaaaaggtaatCTTTTtgcaatacaattaaaaaaaataaacatatatacgtgtgtgtgtgtgtatttatatatacctaataaatattcaaagtgcacaaaaacaaataaactaaaaaaaaaaataaacatatatacgcacatatagtatgtatgtaaacataaaaattatgttgaatgtgattaatcgcgattaatcgttttgcaatacaaatatatatttttaaatatatacatatatgtgtgtttatttatatatacataaagtatGTACACAGCATTACCACACATTTAGTATTTTGACATAAACTTCTTTGATAAAAAAgtgtgcgattaatcgcgattattcGTTTTGCAGACCTATTTATGTCACATTTCTCTGTTACTCCTATGCGATTAATTGAGAATAATCATTttgcaatacaaatattttttttaatatatacatgtgtgtatttatatatacctaataaatatacacgcacatatagtatgtatgtaaacataaacttttatgtaaatgtgattaatcacattaatCAAGCTTttgcaatacaaatatatattttaaatatatacatatagtgtgtttatttatatataccaataaatatacacagtacacagacaTATAGTATTAAACATAAACTTCTGATAAAAGTATCGAAATCGACTATTCGTTTGCAGCCCTAATTATTCACATTTCTGTCTTTCTCCTGTGCAGGTGAGAAGCCGCGAATGCTCCGAACTGTAAGAAGCGCTTCAGTCACTTTGGCTCTTACAGCTCACACCTCAGCAGTAAGAAGTGTCTGCGGGGGCCCAAGGTAACATCGCCATTATAACGCCCCTCCCAGCCTCTTCCCCTGCCACGCCGCCCCCTGCTGTCAGCGGGAGAAAGGGCCTCGGTTCCACCCGAAGTTCGTCCCGCCTGAGCCGTTCGTGGGACCCCGGGGGATCTGGCTCTGAGGCCCGGGTGTGTTTAGGGCACAAGCTCTGCCGCTGCTACAGACGCCCAGGCAAATTTGAGCATCTGCTGCAGGAGATGCCGGAGGAGGTGAGAGATGAGAAACAAGCAAACTGAAACTTCTCCGGCTGCACGATGCCCAAAGCGCAAACCCAACACCCCTTTTTAGAGGCTGTCGNNNNNNNNNNNNNNNNNNNNNNNNNNNNNNNNNNNNNNNNNNNNNNNNNNNNNNNNNNNNNNNNNNNNNNNNNNNNNNNNNNNNNNNNNNNNNNNNNNNNNNNNNNNNNNNNNNNNNNNNNNNNNNNNNNNNNNNNNNNNNNNNNNNNNNNNNNNNNNNNNNNNNNNNNNNNNNNNNNNNNNNNNNNNNNNNNNNNNNNNNNNNNNNNNNNNNNNNNNNNNNNNNNNNNNNNNNNNNNNNNNNNNNNNNNNNNNNNNNNNNNNNNNNNNNNNNNNNNNNNNNNNNNNNNNNNNNNNNNNNNNNNNNNNNNNNNNNNNNNNNNNNNNNNNNNNNNNNNNNNNNNNNNNNNNNNNNNNNNNNNNNNNNNNNNNNNNNNNNNNNNNNNNNNNNNNNNNNNNNNNNNNNNNNNNNNNNNNNNNNNNNNNNNNNNNNNNNNNNNNNNNNNNNNNNNNNNNNNNNNNNNNNNNNNNNNNNNNNNNNNNNNNNNNNNNNNNNNNNNNNNNNNNNNNNNNNNNNNNNNNNNNNNNNNNNNNNNNNNNNNNNNN
This region includes:
- the LOC122145311 gene encoding zinc finger E-box-binding homeobox 1-like, which gives rise to MERHLTLHQTHDKNSMSEPGLENRKFKCNQCGKAFKYKHHLKEHLRIHSGKRLETRHFKRIQTILQKESHQEMPVIIYPTLYCA